The window GCACTTGCCGATTTCGGTGACGATGATGGCATCCAGGGTTTCTTCGGTGGCGGTCTTGGTATCGCTCGCATCAACAATGACTTTATTGTCAACACACGGATCGGCGAATCGCTGGACGATTCCGATACGGGTCTTGCATGGCAGCTGCTCGCCGGTGTGCGCGCGCCTCTGACTGACGCAATCGATGTCGGTGTAAAGTATCGTTACTTCAACGGTCCTAATTCGGATTTCATTGACATTGCCGGTCGTGATCTGAACTCGGACTTCACGTCGCACTCCCTACTCGGAACGCTGACGTTCAACTTCGGTGGCGAAGAGCCTGTGCTTCCTGCACCGCCTCCTCCGCCCCCACCGCCACCACCCCCTCCTCCACCGCCACCACCAGCGCCTACTCCGCCGCCAGTGGTGCAGTGTAACCAGGGGCCGTACATCGTCTTCTTCGAGTGGGATCAGTCCGATATCACTCCTGAAGCGGCCAATACGCTCAATCAGGCAGTTTCGGCCTATCGCAATTGCGGTACCGCATCTGTCATGCTCGCCGGTCACGCTGACCGTTCCGGCCCGCAGAGCTACAACATCCCGCTGTCCGAGCGTCGTAACGCATCGGTGCAGTCCTACCTTAGCAGCCGCGGCATTCCGGCCACTCGGATTGCCAGCGAAGGTTTCGGCGAATCGCGTCCACGTGTTCCGACTGCGGACGGTGTGCGCGAATTGCAGAACCGTCGGGTGGAAATCACCTACGGTCCGGGTTCGGGCATGTAAGCTTCGCGAAAGCGAACACTTCGAGAAGGGGCTGGAGAAATCCGGCCCCTTTTTTGATGCCTGCTCGTTATGTGGTCAGACCGGTAGCTTGGAGACCACAATGAATGCTGCAAAGATCATTTTCGCTTCGGGCATGGCGCTAGCCGTGTGTGCCTGCACTACGACAACTAGCCAGTCGGTACAGAACCTCGGTTCAGCAGCTATCCTCGACGCCAACGGTGAGAAGATCGGGTCTGCCCGGCTGCTCGCCATTGGCGATACGGTAAGTATCACAGCGACTGTGTCTGGCCTTGCGCCGGGACTACACGGCTTCCACCTTCATGAGACCAGCCAGTGCCGCGCTCCCGATTTTCAATCGGCTGGCGGACATTTGAACCCATTCGGGGCATCGCACGGACTGGAAAGTCCTGACGGAGCACACCTGGGCGATCTAACGAATCTCGAGGTTTCCGCGGACGGTACTGGCTCCATCGCAAGCGGCCTCGACGGTCCGCGCGCCGATGTTACGACCGCGATATTCGATAGCGACGGAACTTCCGTCGTGATCCATGCAAAAGCCGACGATTATCGCACCGATCCGTCCGGCGCGGCGGGTTCACGAATCGCTTGCGGAGTAATAGCTGCTCCGCAACGCTAGACATTGTCGCGTTTGGATCGACGCCTACTGCTGCTCTCCAGCTGCACGAGCCTTCGCCAGCAAACCGGCTTGCGCGCGCGGTACCAGTTTAATCGCAGCCGCCAGCAGAACAAAGCCGATCGGTGCGATTCCCAATGTGCTCATCACACCCAATCCAAGATCACCGTCGGTCTTGGATGAAATATACCCCGCTAGATATGGCCCTAAGGCCAAACCAACCAAAGTGGTTGCCAGGAAGAATGTAGCTGTAGCGATACCTCGCATTCTGGGAAGGACGAGCGCTTGGCTCGACGCTGCAGCCGCACCTAGAGCCGATGATGTGAACAGCTGAGCTACAAATGCCAAGACGTAGAACAGCACCAGATTATCCGTGGTGAACTGAATAAGCACGATCGGGATCGGCGCTATCAATCCGAACAATACAACGAACAACCGGCCTGCTGCGTAGCGCCTGAATAGTATGTCAGCCACACGCCCCCCGGTAATGACACCCAAGAACCCGGCAACCGCGCTCGGCGCGCCGATCCACCAGCCAAGCGCCGCCTTGTTCACCTCGAACACGCGTTCGGCATAGGGCGCGGTCCAGTACGATGCGGCGTAGGCTATGAATGCGACACAGCCATATCCAAGAATTGTGCAGAGAAACGCTGGCGAACCCCAGGTCAATGCGAAGGTTGGTGCGTCTCTAGTTCGAAGCGCAGTGGCCCAGCAGAAAATCGCATAATAGCCTATTGCTAGGAAAAACCATTGGTCCGAAATTGGACCATAAATAGCGCCTTCACCACTATCGAGGAGGCCCGTAATAAAATACGCGGCCACGAATGCAGCGATTAGAACCGCAATGTTCACAAACAAGGCAGGCATACCGCGCTTGGCCGCACCGATCAGGGTGAATGGCGGTATGACCGTCATCAATTCCTGCACAAATCCCCGAAACGGAGCCGGATCTTCCCGGGTCGGCATTCCATCGATAGCGCCGCGTATCGGCTCTCGTAGAGTCATCACCCACAAGGCCAGCAGCAGTCCGGGTAAACCAACAGATATGAAGGCTGCCTGCCAGCCTGCCAGCCCCAGCGGGCCACCATCTGGATAGGCGGCATTCCAGTTTTCGACGATCAGTCCGCCGATAAGCAGCGAGATGCCGCCGCCGATATACAATCCACTGGAATAAATGGCGAGCGCAGTCGCCCGGAGCCTGGCTGGAAACCAATCCGATATTAGCGAGTATGCCGACGGGCTTGCAGTGGCTTCCCCGACACCCACACCGACGCGTGCGAAAGTCAGCATCGTGCCGTTCTTCGCGAACCCGGACAGGGCTGTCATGCCTGACCATACCGCCAGGCCGATCGTCATCAGGCGGACGCGCTTCCAACTGTCAGCCAGTTTCCCAAGCGGAATTCCGAAGAGCGCATAAAATATCGCGAAAGCAGTACCGTAGAGGAATCCCAGATAAGCATCGTCGACCCCAAGGTCGGCCTTGATATCGTTCGCTAGGATCGAAAGAATCTGACGGTCGATGAAGTTCAGAATATAGACCAGAACCAGCACGCCAAGCGCGTACCAGCTATATGCGGGGACCGGCTGATCGTCGGGCGGTGTGGTCGCTTCGGCCGTAACTGCCGCCGTCTGGTTGTCGCTCAAGCTGTCTCTCCCCGGATCGGCGGACTGTTGACCGGATATGCGGCTCCGTCAACCAGCCCTGCATCGGCAAAGCCTTGACGGCGCAAGCGGCAAGAGTCGCATCCACCGCATGCCAGCCCGTCAGGTCTTGGATCGTAGCAGGACCAGCTCAGCCCGGAATCGAGACCCATTCGGTCAGCTTCCTGAGCGATTTCTGCCTTACCCAACATCTGCAACGGTGCATGGATTACGAATGGTGCCCCCTCGATACCTGCCTTTGTTCCCAGACGGGCTGTTTCTGCAAAGCTATCGATAAATTCGGGGCGGCAATCGGGATAGCCGGAATAGTCGAGTGCGTTGACGCCGATGAAAATGTCGCGTGCATCGCAACTTTCCGCAAACGCCGTGGTCAAAGCCAGAAAGATCAAATTGCGCGCCGGCACGTAAGTGACAGGTATGTCGTTACCGACACCGCCTTTTGGAACCGCGATATCGTCGGTCAATGCGGAGCCGCCGAAAGCACGCAAGTCGAGCGGCAAGACGACGTGCCGATCCGCCCCCAAAAGTTCTGCAATCTTGGAAGCTGCAAGAAGTTCGCGCCGGTGTCGCTGACCGTAATCGATGGACAGGGCATAAAGGGCAAAACCCCGCTCACGAGCAATCCCCGCCGTAACCATCGAATCGAGGCCGCCAGACAGCAAAACGACAGCCTTAGGCTGTCCGTTACTTTGAAGATTCGTCATGTATCCGGGCTACCGCCCTTGGGTGTTGCCCGCAATGCGATTGCGCGAGCAGTGCAGCTTCAGGTCAACCGCAGGGTCCGGTCCGGCGCGCTTCTGCGGTAAATTCGAATGGCTGTCCGCCAGCAATTCCCTGACTCTCAAGCTGTACCAGCGAGCTGCTTTCCCGCCGAACACTGGTTCGCCCGAAGCCGTTGCCAGGACAACTATATTGTACCGAGGCGACATTTCCCGAATTCTCAACCACATAACGGCGGCAATTCGAGCCTCGATGGCGCAGCTGGATGAGATCGGAGCCTTGCTTCACGCAAATCCTGCGCGAGGGAGTTCCATCGCGGAATCGGATCGTCCACATGCCCTTGTCCAGCCCGTTCAGAACTGTGGCTGCCGTCTTCTGCGCAAACGCGGGCATCGCAATCCCTGATACGCCAAGTGTACCGAGAAACAGTGCGGCAGATATAGTGATGGTCTGGCGAGTAGCCATCGCGGTAAGTCCTTCAAATTCGGCTATGTGATAATAAGCTTTCGCCGGTGAATGGTTCCCTAACGAGGATGGCCTGGTTAGCGCGCGATCTCGAAAACTTTGGAGCAGAACGCGCAATCGACGCGGATAAGTCCATCGTCGTCGCGCATTTCAGCACGTTCGACTTCCGGAAACCGGCCAATTACATCGGCATAGTGGGCCACACTGCACCTGCAACCACGGGCAAGGTGTGAGCCGCGCTCTACCCGAACCTCATCTTCCTCGTGGAACAGCCGCCACACCAGCGCCTCCATCGACAGATCGCGATCAAGCAGTTCTTCATGACGGATCGATCCGCCCATGATGGCGACGTGCTCCCACTCGGGATGATCGAGCCGTACATGCAACCGCTCTCGCCCGTCCTCGCCCTCCGGCAAATATTGAAGGAGCAGGCCCGCGGCCAAGCAACCGTCCTTCCCGGATGAAATCGCAACGCGCAACAGCGTCGGCACCTGTTCCGACTGCACAAAATACGCCTCGCAAGCAGCGGATAGAGATGCCCCTTCCAGCGGGACAATCCCCTGATAGCGGCCACCGCTTTCCGGTCGATCGAATGTGATGGCCAGATACGCCTTGTCGAACAGCGCATCGAGCGACGGATTTGCCCCGAGCAAGGCCAGCGCCTTGTCGTCGAAATCGACGTAACCCCTGATATCCCCATCCTTGTAATCGCAAGCCAACAGTCGGACGACACCGCCATCGGTCTGCGCCTGTATGGTCATCTGATCGCCTGCATCCTTTAGCAGGCCGCCAATGAGCGCAGTCAGCACGAGCGCCTCTGCCAGCAGGTGCGTAATGGCCGGAGGGTAGTCATGCGCCGACAATATGGTGTCGATCGTCCGATCCAGCCTCACCGTGCGCCCGCGAACATTGCGCGACGGAATGGTAAAGCCCAGCAGTTGGTCGGCATAGGTTTCGTCTTCCACTCGCGCGGCGGTACCGGGCGCAGGTGGATTGCCGTCCGGCGCTGCCTTGCGTCTTGTATCTGTCATGGCGACCATATGGGAAGCGGGCGGCACAAACCCAAGATGCAACCGCTACAGCCGGCCAAACGCCCATAGCAGGATGGACTTTTGAGCATGCAGGCGGTTCTCCGCTTCGTCGAAGACCACCGATTGCGAGCCCTCGAACACGCTTTGCGAAATCTCGTCCCCGACATGGGCAGGCAGGCAATGCAGGACGATCGCGTCCGGCTTGGCCTGTGCCAGCAGGGCGTCGTCCACCCGATATGGTTCCATCGCGGTTAGCTTGGATTGGGCTTCGGCCTGTCCCATAGAAACCCAGGTATCCGTAATCAGCGCGTCGGCTCCTTGCGCTGCCTCCCCAGCCGACCGGGTCAGAGTGATTGTGGCGCCTGCTGCGCGAGCTTGTTCGACGAAGCCTGGATCGGGCTCGAACCCGGCGGGCGTCGCAACACGGACATTAAATTTGAAGATGCCGGCCGCCTCGAGGATCGAATGCAACACGTTGTTGCCATCCCCGAACCAGGCCACTTCAAGTCCGGGCAAAGGCTTCCCGCGCTCCACGATTGTCAGCAGATCGGCTACGATCTGGCACGGGTGCGATTTGTCCGTCAGGCCATTGATAACAGGTACGCTGGCGTAGTGAGCGAATTCCTCGATCTTGGCGTGATCGTCTGTACGCAACATGACGGCATCGGCCATCCGGCTGAGTACGCGAGCGGTGTCGGCGATGCTTTCACCCCGGCCCAGCTGGGTTGTGCCTGCGTCAAGGATCAAAGCGCCGCCCCCCAATTGACGCATTGCCATGTCGAAACTTACCCGGGTGCGTGTCGAGCTCTTTTCGAACACCATGGCAAGAGTGTGATCGGCGAGCGGCCTGTCGGCATCCGCGCGTCCCTTCGGCCATCCATCTCTGGCAGTCTTGCGGTCCTGCGCGTCCGAAAGCATCGCAGCAAGCGCATCGCCGCCCGCATCGGACAAATCCAGAAAGCGCCGCACGGTGCCGGCAGCCATCAGGCAGCTTCGGGAATGGTGTAGCTGGCCGCTCCGGCCGACAGCTTGTCGAAAAATTCGTCGATTTCCGCATCGCCGATCACCAGCGGAGGAAGCACGCGCAGCGTGTTGTCGCCAGCCGCGACGGTAAGCAGATCATGGTTTTCGCGCAGATGGACGAAGAACGGACGGCTTTCGACCTTCATCTTGATACCCAGCATCAGACCCTTGCCGCGAACCAGTTCGAACAGGTCCGGGTAATTTCCAATGAACTGTTCCAACCGGCCGCGAATCCGCTCACCCTTCTCGGTCACTTCCGCGAGAAATTCATCGTTTCCAACCGCATCCAGCACGGCCATACCTGCCGCCATCGCGAGCGGGTTACCGCCATAAGTGCTGCCATGGGTGCCGAAGGTCATCCCGCGGGCGCCCTTTTCCGTGGCCAGGCAGGCTCCGAAGGGGAAGCCGCCACCGATGCCCTTGGCACTGGCAAGAATGTCGGGATCGATACCGTAATGTTCGTGGGCGTACATCTTGCCGGTCCGCGCCACGCCGCATTGCACCTCGTCCAGCACAAGCATCAGGTCATGCTTGTCCGCCAATGCGCGCAAGCCCGTCATGAATTCCTGGCTCGCGGGCCGGATGCCGCCCTCGCCCTGTATCGGTTCGACCAGGAAACCGGCCGTTTCCGGTCCGATCAAAGCTTCCGCTGCCGCAAGATCGTCGAATTCGCAATATTTGAAGCCCGGCAATAGCGGCATGAAGCCCTTGTGCATCTTCGCCTGGTTGGACGCACTGATGGTGGCCATGGTCCGACCGTGGAAGGCGTTGGTAAAGGTGATCAATTCGTGCCGATGCGGATTGCCGTTCGCCTGATGATAGGCGCGCGCCGCCTTGATGGCGCATTCGACAGCCTCGGCCCCGGAATTGGTGAAGAATACGGTGTCGGCGAAGGTCAGGTCGACCAACCGCTGCGCCAGCACCTCGCCCTGCGGGCTGCCATACAGGTTGCTGACATGCATAAGCTTTTCAGCTTGCGCCTTGATCGCTTCGATCAGCCCGGGATGCGAATGGCCCAGCAGATTGACCGCGATCCCACTTGCAAAGTCGAGGTAGCGCGTACCGTCTTCATCGATCAGGTGGCAATGATCGCCTTCGACCGGGCGCACACCGCACCGGGGGTAAACGGGCATAAGGGGTGTAATCGACATGGCTGGGCCTCGGATAGATGCGGGTATGAAACGGGACCGGAATTGAGCGATTGCCGCCGACCGGAAACAAGAATGGCGGCCCCATATGGGGCCGCCATCATGGTGATGTCAGACTGTGCATACCCGGTCAAATAAAGGGTATGCAAGCAGCGCCGATCAATCCTGTGCAGGCACCAGATTGACAGCCGAATGCTTGCCGCGCCGGTCCATCTCGATGTCGAACGTGTAGCGTTCGTTCTCGTTGATGGTCGACAGGCCGGACCGTTCGACGGCGCTAATGTGCACGAAGGCATCGGGCTGGCCATCATCACGCACCAGGAAGCCGAAGCCTTTGGTGGCGTTGAAGAACTTGACCGTACCGGTCGCCTTTTCGCCGGTCAGCTCGCGCTGCGGCGGCGCTGCCTTGGCCGGTGCTTCGATAACATCGCCGACGACCTGCAGATCCTGCGCCGACGTCTTGCCGCCGCGATCGATGAGGTTGAATTCCAGCTCCTGCCCTTCGGCAAGACCGGACAGGCCGGCACGCTCGACAGCGCTGATATGGACGAACACGTCCTCGCCGCCGCCTTCCTGCGCGATAAAGCCGAAGCCCTTTTCGGAATTGAAGAACTTGACCGTACCCTTGCCGGTACCGACAACCTGGGCCGGCATACGGTTGCCGCCGCCAGCAGCGCCGCCAGGTCCACCTGCACCGCCGCCGAAGCCGCCTCCACCGCTACGGGGACCACCGCCGCCACCACCGCCGAAACGATCTCCGCCGCCTCCGCCGCCGCCAAACCGGTCACCACCGCCACGATTGCCGCCACCGAATCGGTCGCCTCCGCCGGAGCCGCCGTAACTGTCGCCGCCACCGGGGCCGCCAAACGGATCGAAACTGTCTTCGCCAAACCCATCGCGCTTGTCGCGCCCGCGGCCCTTCCGGCCTCTGTCGTAACCCATATTGAAACTTAAACCTTCGTGTTGCCGTCCGCATGATATTTTCAGCGAGTCGTCGACGGCTCCGACTCGCCGGTCCGAAGGGCGCGGTTTTGCCGCTCGCCTTCATGGCAAGGCCCCTGCATAGCGTAAAATCAGATAATGCGCGAATAATTTAGGTTTAGATCGCCTGCTGCTGCTTATAGGACAGATCGAGCGAGGTGTGCGACTTGCCAGATACACGCCATAAGACCGCATCGGCAGCACAAATACGTGGCCTTACCTTCCACGCAACCTAGAGCACGGATTTCCCATGAGCGACACAGAACCCGACTTCCGCCGCCTGTCCGACATGATGTATGTAAGCCCGCAGATCGGGCTGGAGGACATCGCCGCCGCAGCGGATCGCGGCATTACACTGATCGTGAACAATCGTCCCGATGGCGAGGATTCGGGGCAACCCGATGGCGCCGAGATCGAAGCAGCCGCACGTGCCGCCGGGATGGACTATCTTGCGATCCCAATCACGCAAGCCGGCTTCAGCGAAGCGCAGATTGCCACGTTCATCGCGGCGCTCGCCGAGGCCGATGGTCCGGCGCTGGGCTATTGCCGGTCGGGAACACGGTCGACATTCCTGTGGTCGCTGGCGCAATCGCAAACCGGGCATGCGCCCGCAGAAACGGCGAAAGCAGCCGCCGATGCAGGTTACGACGTAACTCCGATTCGGCCCATGATGGATATGTTGGCCGCGAACACCCAGAATAGCTGAGTGAGTGCCGAAGTGCGTGTGCCAACCGATCAGGCGCGATGATAGAACAGGCGTTGCAGTTCGGCGGCTCGCTCGCAGCGATCCTGCTGCTGACTTATGGCGTATACCGTTTGCGGCTGGGTACAGCGCCGACGCTCGAAACCGACGCTTTCGCGATGGAGGAGGCGCGACTGGCCGATAG of the Alteripontixanthobacter maritimus genome contains:
- a CDS encoding OmpA family protein, producing MRKLVIGMAMASTALASPALARDGAFYVEVDGGVMIAEDSEFETNGDNSVDTFVFDYENYGYDFGGIVGYDFGPARLEAEASYREQEIDQVIVETGRIATSGTTVGGAGSLVANGETSALSFMVNALADFGDDDGIQGFFGGGLGIARINNDFIVNTRIGESLDDSDTGLAWQLLAGVRAPLTDAIDVGVKYRYFNGPNSDFIDIAGRDLNSDFTSHSLLGTLTFNFGGEEPVLPAPPPPPPPPPPPPPPPPPAPTPPPVVQCNQGPYIVFFEWDQSDITPEAANTLNQAVSAYRNCGTASVMLAGHADRSGPQSYNIPLSERRNASVQSYLSSRGIPATRIASEGFGESRPRVPTADGVRELQNRRVEITYGPGSGM
- a CDS encoding superoxide dismutase family protein; its protein translation is MNAAKIIFASGMALAVCACTTTTSQSVQNLGSAAILDANGEKIGSARLLAIGDTVSITATVSGLAPGLHGFHLHETSQCRAPDFQSAGGHLNPFGASHGLESPDGAHLGDLTNLEVSADGTGSIASGLDGPRADVTTAIFDSDGTSVVIHAKADDYRTDPSGAAGSRIACGVIAAPQR
- a CDS encoding spinster family MFS transporter — protein: MSDNQTAAVTAEATTPPDDQPVPAYSWYALGVLVLVYILNFIDRQILSILANDIKADLGVDDAYLGFLYGTAFAIFYALFGIPLGKLADSWKRVRLMTIGLAVWSGMTALSGFAKNGTMLTFARVGVGVGEATASPSAYSLISDWFPARLRATALAIYSSGLYIGGGISLLIGGLIVENWNAAYPDGGPLGLAGWQAAFISVGLPGLLLALWVMTLREPIRGAIDGMPTREDPAPFRGFVQELMTVIPPFTLIGAAKRGMPALFVNIAVLIAAFVAAYFITGLLDSGEGAIYGPISDQWFFLAIGYYAIFCWATALRTRDAPTFALTWGSPAFLCTILGYGCVAFIAYAASYWTAPYAERVFEVNKAALGWWIGAPSAVAGFLGVITGGRVADILFRRYAAGRLFVVLFGLIAPIPIVLIQFTTDNLVLFYVLAFVAQLFTSSALGAAAASSQALVLPRMRGIATATFFLATTLVGLALGPYLAGYISSKTDGDLGLGVMSTLGIAPIGFVLLAAAIKLVPRAQAGLLAKARAAGEQQ
- the queC gene encoding 7-cyano-7-deazaguanine synthase QueC — translated: MTNLQSNGQPKAVVLLSGGLDSMVTAGIARERGFALYALSIDYGQRHRRELLAASKIAELLGADRHVVLPLDLRAFGGSALTDDIAVPKGGVGNDIPVTYVPARNLIFLALTTAFAESCDARDIFIGVNALDYSGYPDCRPEFIDSFAETARLGTKAGIEGAPFVIHAPLQMLGKAEIAQEADRMGLDSGLSWSCYDPRPDGLACGGCDSCRLRRQGFADAGLVDGAAYPVNSPPIRGETA
- a CDS encoding DUF3617 domain-containing protein encodes the protein MATRQTITISAALFLGTLGVSGIAMPAFAQKTAATVLNGLDKGMWTIRFRDGTPSRRICVKQGSDLIQLRHRGSNCRRYVVENSGNVASVQYSCPGNGFGRTSVRRESSSLVQLESQGIAGGQPFEFTAEARRTGPCG
- the hslO gene encoding Hsp33 family molecular chaperone HslO gives rise to the protein MTDTRRKAAPDGNPPAPGTAARVEDETYADQLLGFTIPSRNVRGRTVRLDRTIDTILSAHDYPPAITHLLAEALVLTALIGGLLKDAGDQMTIQAQTDGGVVRLLACDYKDGDIRGYVDFDDKALALLGANPSLDALFDKAYLAITFDRPESGGRYQGIVPLEGASLSAACEAYFVQSEQVPTLLRVAISSGKDGCLAAGLLLQYLPEGEDGRERLHVRLDHPEWEHVAIMGGSIRHEELLDRDLSMEALVWRLFHEEDEVRVERGSHLARGCRCSVAHYADVIGRFPEVERAEMRDDDGLIRVDCAFCSKVFEIAR
- the argF gene encoding ornithine carbamoyltransferase, with the translated sequence MAAGTVRRFLDLSDAGGDALAAMLSDAQDRKTARDGWPKGRADADRPLADHTLAMVFEKSSTRTRVSFDMAMRQLGGGALILDAGTTQLGRGESIADTARVLSRMADAVMLRTDDHAKIEEFAHYASVPVINGLTDKSHPCQIVADLLTIVERGKPLPGLEVAWFGDGNNVLHSILEAAGIFKFNVRVATPAGFEPDPGFVEQARAAGATITLTRSAGEAAQGADALITDTWVSMGQAEAQSKLTAMEPYRVDDALLAQAKPDAIVLHCLPAHVGDEISQSVFEGSQSVVFDEAENRLHAQKSILLWAFGRL
- a CDS encoding aspartate aminotransferase family protein, with the translated sequence MSITPLMPVYPRCGVRPVEGDHCHLIDEDGTRYLDFASGIAVNLLGHSHPGLIEAIKAQAEKLMHVSNLYGSPQGEVLAQRLVDLTFADTVFFTNSGAEAVECAIKAARAYHQANGNPHRHELITFTNAFHGRTMATISASNQAKMHKGFMPLLPGFKYCEFDDLAAAEALIGPETAGFLVEPIQGEGGIRPASQEFMTGLRALADKHDLMLVLDEVQCGVARTGKMYAHEHYGIDPDILASAKGIGGGFPFGACLATEKGARGMTFGTHGSTYGGNPLAMAAGMAVLDAVGNDEFLAEVTEKGERIRGRLEQFIGNYPDLFELVRGKGLMLGIKMKVESRPFFVHLRENHDLLTVAAGDNTLRVLPPLVIGDAEIDEFFDKLSAGAASYTIPEAA
- a CDS encoding cold-shock protein → MGYDRGRKGRGRDKRDGFGEDSFDPFGGPGGGDSYGGSGGGDRFGGGNRGGGDRFGGGGGGGDRFGGGGGGGPRSGGGGFGGGAGGPGGAAGGGNRMPAQVVGTGKGTVKFFNSEKGFGFIAQEGGGEDVFVHISAVERAGLSGLAEGQELEFNLIDRGGKTSAQDLQVVGDVIEAPAKAAPPQRELTGEKATGTVKFFNATKGFGFLVRDDGQPDAFVHISAVERSGLSTINENERYTFDIEMDRRGKHSAVNLVPAQD
- a CDS encoding TIGR01244 family sulfur transferase: MSDTEPDFRRLSDMMYVSPQIGLEDIAAAADRGITLIVNNRPDGEDSGQPDGAEIEAAARAAGMDYLAIPITQAGFSEAQIATFIAALAEADGPALGYCRSGTRSTFLWSLAQSQTGHAPAETAKAAADAGYDVTPIRPMMDMLAANTQNS